Proteins encoded in a region of the Deltaproteobacteria bacterium genome:
- a CDS encoding enoyl-CoA hydratase-related protein — translation MASHIDLENRNGIAFITLNRPERLNAMNEEMWAELGRVWDAFAADPALRVAVVSGAGDRAFSTGMDLKERAVAGDPRAREFWTSALARDPGRREPVWKPMIAAVHGYCLAGGFEIALSCDIRICSEDAVFGLPEIKRGFFPGSSGTVRLPRLMPLGMALEMLYTGESISADEAFRCGLVNRVVARDELLPAAEKLARSIADGPPLALQALKEVVLRGLDMPLADAIRFEAGFRAMVGGTEDAAEGPRAFSEKRKPSYKGR, via the coding sequence GTGGCATCCCACATCGATCTCGAAAACCGGAACGGCATCGCCTTCATCACGCTGAACCGGCCCGAGCGGCTCAACGCCATGAACGAGGAGATGTGGGCGGAGCTGGGTCGGGTGTGGGACGCGTTCGCGGCGGACCCGGCGCTTCGGGTGGCGGTGGTGAGCGGCGCCGGCGACCGGGCGTTCTCCACCGGCATGGACCTGAAGGAGCGGGCCGTGGCGGGCGACCCGCGGGCGCGGGAGTTCTGGACCTCGGCGCTGGCGCGCGATCCGGGGCGGCGGGAACCGGTGTGGAAACCCATGATCGCCGCGGTCCACGGGTACTGCCTGGCCGGGGGCTTCGAGATCGCCCTGTCCTGCGACATCCGCATCTGCAGCGAGGACGCCGTCTTCGGGTTGCCCGAGATCAAGCGGGGGTTCTTCCCGGGCAGCTCCGGCACCGTGCGGCTGCCCCGCCTCATGCCGCTGGGCATGGCCCTGGAGATGCTCTACACCGGCGAGTCCATCTCCGCGGACGAGGCGTTCCGCTGCGGCCTGGTGAACCGGGTCGTGGCGCGGGACGAACTGCTGCCAGCGGCCGAGAAGCTGGCCCGATCCATCGCCGACGGCCCGCCGCTGGCGCTGCAGGCGCTCAAGGAGGTGGTGCTGCGCGGCCTCGACATGCCGCTGGCCGACGCCATCCGCTTCGAGGCGGGGTTCCGCGCCATGGTGGGTGGAACCGAGGACGCCGCCGAAGGGCCGCGGGCCTTCAGCGAGAAACGCAAGCCGAGCTACAAGGGGCGTTGA
- a CDS encoding xanthine dehydrogenase family protein molybdopterin-binding subunit: MANYVGKSIKRKESFSSIQGKNTYIADIDLPGMLHACIHRSPYAHARVTRVDLSEALAQPGVVAALSGEDIRRLSRPMSPFPFTRARPYTSDYPRVRFADHYCLAVDRVRHAGEAVAVVVAEDRYAAADAAEAVRVEYEPLPPVVDMEAALEQGSVRLYEEWPDNVQYEFRFSEGPVDDLLKSSAVVVRERIVQHRYTGTPMETRGVIASVDQRDNLLTLWSSTQVPHALPNLVLDTLGRGDLKIRVISPDMGGGFGIKWAFYPEEVLMPLLSLRLDRPVGWRESRSEHMAASHHSRAQVDYAEAGFDESGRITALKTKVIVDLGAAYPSGGTSLAFVTANFIPGPYRVENYATASYGVVTNKTAAGPHRANGKAESNFIMERVMDRAALELGLGKDEIRRRNLVQPHEFPYTCVTGSTYDSGDYPACLRMALEKSDYAGLLADRERSRRQGRYRGVGLAFMLEPLSSLRPNAYNAGYETVTVRVDPVGKAWVFSGDMNMSMSHKTTLSQVVADGLGVRFEDVQVFEGDSALVSSSSGSYASRFSTVTTSAAMKACEAVRRKILAIAAHVLRTHPDALECAGGMVLDRERTGAGMTIKEVANIAYYSINRLPGNMDPGLHDTHYFINPNTSFEPDAKGRTSNFSTFPYAVHVAYVEVDPGTGETTILKYLTVDDSGNLVNPMIVDTQITGAISHGLGGAFLEELVYDEQGQLLSGTFADYLIPSAAEMPDLEIHHMVTPAPFTPGGFKGVGEIGAIGPPVVLASAIEDALAPLGVKIMSLPLKPENIWRAVRERQQRTGGDST, from the coding sequence ATGGCCAACTACGTCGGCAAAAGCATCAAGCGCAAGGAATCCTTCAGCTCGATCCAGGGGAAGAACACCTACATCGCCGACATCGACCTCCCCGGGATGCTCCACGCCTGCATTCACCGGAGCCCCTACGCCCACGCGCGCGTGACCCGGGTGGACCTGTCGGAGGCGCTGGCGCAGCCGGGCGTGGTGGCGGCCCTGAGCGGCGAGGACATCCGGCGGCTGTCGCGCCCCATGTCGCCCTTTCCGTTCACCCGCGCGCGCCCCTACACCAGCGACTACCCGCGGGTGCGTTTCGCCGACCACTACTGTCTGGCGGTGGACCGGGTGCGCCACGCGGGCGAGGCCGTCGCGGTGGTGGTGGCCGAGGACCGCTACGCGGCCGCGGACGCGGCCGAGGCGGTGCGCGTGGAATACGAGCCGCTGCCGCCGGTGGTGGACATGGAGGCCGCGCTGGAGCAGGGGTCCGTCCGGCTCTACGAGGAGTGGCCGGACAACGTCCAGTACGAATTCCGCTTCAGCGAGGGGCCGGTGGACGATCTGCTCAAATCGTCCGCGGTGGTGGTGCGCGAGCGCATCGTGCAGCACCGCTACACCGGAACGCCGATGGAAACGCGCGGCGTCATCGCCAGCGTGGACCAGCGGGACAACCTGCTGACGCTGTGGTCCTCGACCCAGGTACCGCACGCGCTCCCGAACCTCGTGTTGGACACCCTGGGCCGGGGGGACCTCAAGATCCGCGTGATCTCGCCGGACATGGGCGGGGGCTTCGGCATCAAGTGGGCCTTCTATCCCGAAGAAGTGCTGATGCCGCTCCTCTCGCTCCGCCTCGACCGCCCGGTGGGTTGGCGCGAGAGCCGCTCCGAGCACATGGCGGCGTCGCACCACTCCCGCGCCCAGGTGGACTACGCGGAAGCAGGGTTCGACGAGTCCGGCCGCATCACCGCCCTCAAGACCAAGGTCATCGTCGACCTCGGCGCCGCCTACCCCAGCGGCGGCACCTCCCTGGCCTTCGTCACCGCCAACTTCATTCCCGGGCCCTACCGCGTCGAGAACTACGCCACCGCGTCCTACGGCGTGGTCACCAACAAGACCGCCGCCGGCCCCCACCGGGCCAACGGCAAGGCCGAGTCCAACTTCATCATGGAGCGGGTCATGGACCGGGCCGCCCTGGAACTGGGCCTGGGCAAGGACGAGATCCGCCGGCGCAACCTGGTGCAGCCCCACGAGTTCCCCTACACCTGCGTCACCGGCTCCACCTACGACAGCGGCGACTACCCGGCGTGCCTGCGCATGGCGCTGGAGAAGTCGGACTACGCCGGCCTCCTGGCGGACCGGGAGCGGAGCCGCCGGCAGGGCCGCTACCGCGGCGTCGGCCTGGCGTTCATGCTGGAGCCCTTGAGCTCGCTCCGCCCCAACGCCTACAACGCGGGCTACGAGACCGTGACGGTGCGGGTGGACCCGGTGGGCAAGGCCTGGGTGTTCTCGGGCGACATGAACATGAGCATGAGCCACAAGACCACCCTGTCCCAGGTGGTGGCCGACGGGCTGGGCGTGCGTTTCGAGGACGTGCAGGTGTTCGAGGGGGACAGCGCGCTGGTGTCTTCTTCCAGCGGCTCCTACGCCAGCCGGTTCTCCACCGTGACCACCTCCGCCGCCATGAAGGCGTGCGAGGCGGTGCGCCGGAAGATCCTCGCCATCGCCGCGCACGTGCTGCGCACCCATCCCGACGCGCTCGAATGCGCGGGCGGCATGGTGCTGGACCGGGAGCGGACGGGCGCCGGGATGACCATCAAGGAAGTGGCCAACATCGCCTACTACTCCATCAACCGGCTGCCCGGGAACATGGACCCGGGCCTCCACGACACCCACTACTTCATCAACCCCAACACCAGCTTCGAGCCCGACGCCAAGGGCCGGACGTCGAACTTCTCCACCTTCCCCTACGCCGTCCACGTGGCCTACGTGGAGGTGGATCCCGGCACCGGCGAGACCACCATCCTCAAGTATCTGACCGTCGACGACTCCGGCAACCTGGTGAATCCCATGATCGTGGACACCCAGATCACCGGCGCCATCTCCCACGGCTTGGGGGGCGCGTTTCTCGAAGAGCTGGTGTATGACGAACAGGGCCAGCTCCTGTCCGGCACCTTCGCCGATTACCTGATTCCGTCCGCCGCGGAGATGCCGGACCTGGAGATCCATCACATGGTCACTCCGGCGCCTTTCACTCCGGGCGGTTTCAAGGGGGTAGGCGAGATCGGCGCCATCGGCCCGCCGGTGGTGCTGGCCAGCGCCATCGAGGACGCGCTGGCGCCCCTGGGAGTCAAGATCATGAGTCTGCCGCTCAAGCCGGAGAACATCTGGCGGGCGGTACGGGAACGGCAACAACGCACAGGAGGAGACAGCACATGA
- a CDS encoding (2Fe-2S)-binding protein, protein MKRINVKTTINGKDYSFEVEPRLLLVDLIRDEAGLKGTHVGCDTGNCGACTVLMNGLTVKSCQVLAPRAHGAEIRTVEGLARNGALHPIQEAFWECDALECGFCTPGMLMTTVAFLEENPHPSDEDIRRAYSGNLCRCTGYLNIIKAVKRAAEMMES, encoded by the coding sequence ATGAAACGGATCAACGTCAAGACCACCATCAACGGCAAGGACTACTCCTTCGAGGTGGAGCCGCGCCTGCTGCTGGTGGACCTCATCCGGGACGAGGCCGGGCTCAAGGGCACCCACGTGGGGTGCGACACCGGCAACTGCGGCGCCTGCACCGTTCTCATGAACGGGCTCACCGTGAAGTCATGCCAAGTGCTGGCGCCCCGCGCCCACGGAGCGGAGATTCGCACGGTGGAGGGTCTGGCGCGAAACGGCGCGCTCCATCCGATCCAGGAGGCGTTCTGGGAATGCGACGCGCTGGAGTGCGGCTTCTGCACGCCGGGCATGCTCATGACCACCGTGGCGTTCCTGGAAGAGAATCCGCATCCGTCCGACGAAGACATCCGCCGCGCCTACTCCGGCAATCTGTGCCGTTGCACCGGCTATCTGAACATCATCAAGGCGGTGAAGCGCGCGGCGGAGATGATGGAGTCGTAG
- a CDS encoding xanthine dehydrogenase family protein subunit M gives MIPPPFEYRAPDSLPEALALLREHGGDARLMAGGQSLLPMLKLRLVRPAVIIDIGGIRDLTGVTEDGDTVRIGALVTERTLERTLGQRLPLLAEAAASIGDIHIRNLGTLGGALSQADPSGDLAPAALALGATLNAQSTGGSRAIAARDFFTGPFETCLADDEIVTSVDVPRSDGVHGHAYVKMVRRAGDYAVVGAAALVNLAPDGTCEDARIALCAAGPTAFICEDAGGSLQGTRLTDADLAQAAALAGKAAEPVSDVHASAEYRKEMTPVVVARALTQARERAGRQLREANGR, from the coding sequence ATGATTCCTCCGCCCTTTGAGTACCGGGCGCCCGACTCGCTTCCCGAAGCGCTCGCGCTGCTGCGCGAGCACGGGGGCGACGCGCGGCTCATGGCCGGGGGACAGTCGCTCCTGCCGATGCTGAAGCTGCGGCTGGTGCGTCCGGCGGTCATCATCGACATCGGCGGCATCCGGGATTTGACCGGCGTGACCGAAGACGGGGACACCGTGCGCATCGGCGCGCTGGTCACGGAGCGGACCCTCGAGCGCACACTCGGGCAGCGCCTGCCCCTCCTTGCCGAGGCCGCCGCCAGCATCGGCGACATCCACATCCGCAACCTGGGCACCCTGGGCGGCGCCCTGAGCCAGGCCGACCCCTCGGGTGACCTCGCGCCGGCGGCGCTGGCCCTGGGAGCGACCCTGAACGCCCAATCGACCGGCGGAAGCCGCGCCATCGCCGCCCGCGATTTCTTCACCGGACCGTTCGAGACCTGTCTGGCCGACGACGAGATCGTAACGTCCGTGGATGTCCCGCGGTCCGACGGCGTCCACGGACACGCCTACGTCAAGATGGTGCGCCGCGCCGGCGACTACGCGGTGGTGGGAGCGGCGGCGCTCGTGAATCTGGCGCCGGACGGGACATGTGAGGACGCGCGCATCGCCCTGTGCGCCGCCGGCCCCACGGCCTTCATCTGCGAGGACGCGGGAGGATCGCTGCAAGGGACGCGCCTGACCGACGCCGACCTGGCGCAAGCCGCCGCCCTGGCCGGCAAGGCCGCCGAGCCGGTGAGCGACGTCCACGCCTCGGCGGAGTACCGCAAGGAGATGACCCCGGTCGTAGTCGCCCGCGCCCTGACCCAGGCGCGGGAACGAGCCGGCAGGCAACTACGCGAGGCAAATGGGCGATGA
- a CDS encoding ABC transporter substrate-binding protein, with the protein MAEKLHLTLACGDYESIRALKEGVIQPDGIDLTVLTDMDSSTRHWRIARFREFDVGEHSGSSYLLAKDRGEADDLTAIPVFLHRRFRHGFIFVNADKGIQSPKDLIGRTVGLKNWQATALLWIRGTLQDEYGVAFTDLEWRAEREEDVPFDPPEGLRMERLPKGKRVEEMLAEGELDAVIHPDILAPILEGDTRVKRLFDDPKQVEMDYFKRTGIFPIMHTTVVKREIVEKHPWVPMNLMVAFEKAKQWAYNRMNNPRIVPLAFFRDAWEEQLERMGEDPWIYGLNDTNRNNFGTLARYSREQGMIKKDPNVDELFHETVRGEEWKLARSRG; encoded by the coding sequence ATGGCCGAGAAACTTCACTTGACGCTGGCGTGCGGCGACTACGAGAGCATCCGCGCCCTCAAGGAGGGAGTGATCCAGCCGGACGGCATCGATCTCACCGTGCTCACGGACATGGACTCGTCCACCCGGCACTGGCGCATCGCCCGGTTCCGCGAGTTCGACGTGGGGGAGCATTCGGGCTCCTCCTACCTGCTGGCCAAGGACCGCGGCGAAGCGGACGACCTCACCGCCATTCCGGTGTTCCTGCACCGCAGGTTCCGGCACGGCTTCATCTTCGTCAACGCGGACAAGGGCATCCAGTCGCCCAAGGACCTCATAGGCAGGACCGTGGGGCTCAAGAACTGGCAGGCCACGGCGCTCCTGTGGATCCGCGGCACCCTGCAGGACGAGTACGGCGTCGCGTTCACGGACCTGGAATGGCGCGCCGAGAGGGAGGAGGACGTGCCGTTCGATCCGCCGGAGGGGCTCCGGATGGAGCGCCTGCCCAAGGGCAAGCGGGTCGAGGAAATGCTCGCCGAGGGCGAACTGGACGCGGTCATCCACCCCGACATCCTCGCGCCCATCCTGGAAGGGGACACCCGGGTCAAGCGCCTTTTCGACGATCCCAAGCAGGTGGAGATGGACTACTTCAAGCGCACTGGAATCTTTCCCATCATGCACACTACCGTCGTCAAGCGGGAGATCGTGGAAAAGCACCCCTGGGTGCCCATGAACCTGATGGTGGCGTTCGAGAAGGCCAAGCAGTGGGCCTACAACCGCATGAACAACCCTCGGATCGTGCCGCTGGCGTTCTTCCGTGACGCTTGGGAGGAGCAGTTGGAGCGGATGGGCGAGGACCCGTGGATCTACGGCCTCAACGACACCAACCGCAATAACTTCGGCACGCTGGCACGCTACTCCCGCGAACAAGGCATGATCAAGAAAGACCCCAACGTGGACGAGCTGTTCCACGAGACCGTCCGCGGGGAGGAGTGGAAGCTGGCGCGCTCCCGCGGATAG
- a CDS encoding class II aldolase/adducin family protein, whose protein sequence is MDDLVALRDKVAISCNILAIEGHWDNILGHVSARVPGENAMLIKPHSFGFEEIRPYHIIKVDFDGNKIEGDYERHSEVFIHTEIYRARPDVNCVIHSHPPYATAFGSLRQPLRPVSHEGSIFHDGLPLFDYTTILIRTPELGVKVAEKLEGARAVLMKNHGTTVVAESVETATLYAIFLEKACRIQLLASASGNPSWSSDDEAREKYDQIYTPHRLGSMWDYFVRRAKRLAID, encoded by the coding sequence ATGGACGACTTGGTAGCGCTGCGGGACAAGGTGGCCATCTCGTGCAACATCCTGGCCATCGAGGGACATTGGGACAATATCCTGGGGCACGTGTCGGCGCGGGTGCCGGGCGAGAACGCCATGCTGATCAAACCCCACAGCTTCGGTTTCGAGGAGATCCGTCCGTACCACATCATCAAGGTGGACTTCGACGGCAACAAGATCGAGGGGGACTACGAGCGCCACTCCGAGGTGTTCATCCACACCGAGATCTACAGGGCGCGGCCCGATGTGAACTGCGTCATCCACAGCCATCCGCCCTACGCCACGGCCTTCGGCTCCCTGCGGCAGCCGTTGCGCCCGGTGAGCCACGAGGGCTCCATCTTCCACGACGGGCTGCCGCTGTTCGACTACACCACGATCCTGATCCGCACGCCGGAGTTGGGCGTGAAGGTCGCCGAGAAGCTGGAGGGGGCCCGTGCCGTGCTCATGAAGAACCACGGCACCACCGTGGTGGCCGAATCCGTGGAGACCGCCACCCTGTACGCCATCTTCCTGGAGAAGGCGTGCCGTATCCAGCTCCTGGCCAGCGCCTCGGGCAATCCGAGTTGGAGCAGCGACGACGAGGCGCGCGAAAAGTACGACCAGATCTACACACCGCACCGCCTCGGCAGCATGTGGGACTATTTCGTGCGGCGGGCGAAGCGGCTCGCCATCGACTGA
- a CDS encoding benzoate-CoA ligase family protein: MSAPRLDLPDPYNAATTFVDDNIAAGRGGRTAILYEDQQFTYAQVHEAVNKAGNAFRGLGLDTEQRVLLVLPDCPQFAFAFFGAIKIGAVPIPVNPWMHAADYEYLLNDSRARIVVVHESALPEIEAIGTRPRYLKHVVVVGAPRGDAAGWDALMEGQPAELEAEPTGRDDVVMWNYTSGSTGNPKGAVHLQHDMITITDLFVKPVLGMTEDDVCLSASKLFFSYGLGNSLYFPFRFGATGVLWPERPDPEKILQTIERYRPTFFFSVPTLYARMLRVEKEYDLGSLRTCLSSGEPLPPALFHQWRDKVGVELLDVVGSTEATHDFLANRPGRAKAGSSGEVTPAFVAKVVDDEGREVPNGEVGNLYVAGDATAPYYWNKHEQTQRTMQGEWLKTGDTYYRDDDGYFWYCGRSDDMLKVGGLWVSPIEVENALMEHPAVLEAAVTGEADGEGLIKPKAYVILQNGQDGTDALRQALQDFIKGSLEPYKYPRWVEFVDDLPKTVTGKIQRFRLREGNS; this comes from the coding sequence ATGAGCGCTCCGCGACTCGATCTGCCGGACCCCTACAACGCGGCCACCACGTTCGTCGACGACAATATCGCCGCCGGCCGTGGCGGGCGCACCGCCATCCTGTACGAGGACCAGCAGTTCACCTACGCGCAGGTCCACGAGGCGGTCAACAAGGCAGGAAACGCGTTCCGCGGTCTTGGCCTGGACACCGAGCAGCGCGTGCTGCTGGTGTTGCCGGACTGTCCGCAGTTCGCCTTCGCCTTCTTCGGCGCCATCAAGATCGGCGCCGTCCCCATCCCCGTCAACCCCTGGATGCACGCGGCCGACTACGAGTACCTGCTCAACGACAGCCGCGCGCGCATCGTCGTGGTGCACGAGTCCGCGCTGCCCGAGATCGAGGCCATCGGCACGCGGCCGCGGTATCTGAAGCACGTGGTCGTGGTCGGGGCGCCGCGCGGCGACGCCGCCGGGTGGGACGCGCTCATGGAGGGACAGCCGGCGGAACTGGAAGCCGAGCCCACCGGGCGCGACGACGTGGTCATGTGGAACTACACCTCGGGGAGCACGGGCAACCCCAAGGGCGCGGTCCACCTCCAGCACGACATGATCACCATCACGGACCTGTTCGTGAAGCCGGTGCTGGGCATGACCGAGGACGATGTCTGCTTGTCCGCCTCCAAGCTGTTCTTCTCCTACGGACTGGGAAACTCCCTCTACTTTCCCTTCCGCTTCGGCGCCACCGGCGTGCTGTGGCCCGAGCGGCCCGATCCGGAGAAGATTCTCCAGACCATCGAGCGCTACCGCCCGACCTTCTTCTTCTCCGTGCCCACGCTCTACGCGCGCATGCTGCGGGTGGAGAAGGAGTACGACCTCGGCTCCCTCCGGACCTGTCTGTCGTCGGGCGAGCCGCTGCCCCCGGCGCTGTTCCACCAGTGGCGCGACAAGGTCGGCGTGGAGTTGCTGGACGTGGTGGGCTCCACCGAGGCCACCCACGACTTCCTCGCCAACCGGCCGGGCCGGGCCAAGGCCGGCAGCAGCGGTGAGGTGACGCCGGCGTTCGTGGCCAAGGTGGTGGACGACGAGGGACGCGAGGTGCCCAACGGCGAGGTGGGAAACCTCTACGTGGCCGGCGACGCCACCGCGCCCTACTACTGGAACAAGCACGAACAGACCCAACGCACGATGCAGGGCGAGTGGCTCAAGACCGGCGACACCTACTACCGCGACGACGACGGCTATTTCTGGTACTGTGGCCGTTCCGACGACATGCTCAAGGTGGGCGGCCTGTGGGTCTCCCCCATCGAGGTGGAGAACGCGCTGATGGAGCATCCCGCGGTGCTGGAGGCCGCGGTGACCGGCGAGGCCGACGGCGAAGGGCTCATCAAGCCCAAAGCCTACGTCATCCTCCAGAACGGCCAGGACGGCACCGACGCGCTGCGCCAGGCGCTGCAGGACTTCATCAAGGGCAGCCTCGAGCCGTACAAGTACCCGCGCTGGGTGGAGTTCGTGGACGATCTGCCCAAGACCGTCACGGGGAAGATCCAGCGGTTCAGGCTCAGGGAAGGCAACTCGTGA
- a CDS encoding aldehyde dehydrogenase family protein — translation MQMFIAGEYTDTASGETTTIYNPATGEVVDTIPKGTAEDVQRAVAAAAEAAVEWGKFAPSKRGECLSEAARLVLENEKELTQLLTKEQGKAHRESVLEIRRFAHTLEHYAGMAKTLRGGYVKLADGRYGLIMHKPMGVVGSIVPWNFPVSLMGNKVGPALLAGNAMVIKPASTTPLTATRCVELVQQAGLPKGTINMVTGPGGSVGEEILRNPVIRKVGFTGATDTGKRIMEVASQEVKRVTLELGGSDPMIVCSDANIDRAVSAASVGRYFNCGQACLAVKRLYLYDEIYDEFVGKLVEKVRKLRVGNGLTKGTMLGPLHTKGQREEVEEQVEDAVQKGAKVLVGGDRPKGDEFDKGNFLNPSVVVDVDPKSKLLSDEVFGPALPVVRIKSLEEGLALANDSIFGLGSSVWTQDIDKAMYAAEHLDAGYTWVNSAQIIYDELPFGGVKQSGVGKEHGNEAVEHYSEVKSVVMATEQTSEMVGGE, via the coding sequence ATGCAGATGTTCATTGCAGGCGAGTATACGGATACGGCAAGCGGCGAGACCACCACCATCTACAATCCCGCCACCGGCGAGGTGGTGGACACGATTCCCAAGGGTACGGCGGAAGACGTTCAAAGGGCCGTGGCGGCCGCGGCAGAGGCGGCGGTGGAATGGGGCAAGTTCGCCCCCTCCAAGCGCGGCGAGTGTCTTTCCGAGGCCGCGCGTCTGGTGCTGGAAAACGAGAAAGAGCTCACCCAGCTCCTCACCAAGGAGCAGGGCAAGGCGCACCGGGAGTCGGTGCTGGAGATCCGCCGCTTCGCCCACACCCTGGAGCACTACGCCGGCATGGCCAAGACCCTGCGCGGCGGCTACGTCAAGCTCGCCGACGGGCGCTACGGCCTCATCATGCACAAGCCCATGGGCGTGGTGGGCTCCATCGTGCCGTGGAACTTCCCGGTGTCGCTGATGGGCAACAAGGTGGGGCCGGCGCTGCTCGCGGGCAACGCCATGGTGATCAAGCCCGCCAGCACCACGCCGCTGACCGCCACCCGCTGTGTCGAGCTGGTGCAGCAGGCGGGGCTTCCCAAGGGCACCATCAACATGGTCACCGGACCGGGCGGCTCGGTGGGCGAGGAGATCCTCCGCAACCCGGTCATCCGCAAGGTGGGCTTCACCGGCGCCACCGATACCGGCAAGCGGATCATGGAAGTGGCCTCCCAGGAGGTCAAGCGGGTCACCCTGGAGCTGGGCGGCAGCGACCCCATGATCGTGTGCAGCGACGCCAACATCGACCGGGCCGTGAGCGCGGCCTCGGTGGGACGCTACTTCAACTGCGGCCAGGCCTGCCTGGCGGTGAAGCGACTCTATCTCTACGACGAGATCTACGACGAGTTCGTCGGCAAGCTGGTGGAGAAGGTACGCAAGCTGCGGGTGGGCAACGGCCTCACCAAGGGCACCATGCTCGGACCGCTGCACACCAAGGGACAGCGCGAGGAGGTGGAGGAGCAGGTGGAGGACGCGGTGCAGAAGGGCGCCAAGGTGCTGGTGGGCGGCGACCGCCCCAAGGGCGACGAGTTCGACAAGGGCAACTTCCTGAACCCGTCCGTCGTCGTGGACGTGGACCCGAAGTCCAAGCTGCTGAGCGACGAGGTGTTCGGCCCGGCCCTGCCGGTGGTGCGGATCAAGAGCCTCGAGGAGGGCTTGGCGCTGGCCAACGACTCCATCTTCGGCCTGGGCTCGTCGGTGTGGACCCAGGACATCGACAAGGCCATGTACGCGGCCGAACATCTGGACGCGGGTTATACGTGGGTCAACTCCGCGCAGATCATCTACGACGAGCTCCCCTTCGGCGGCGTCAAGCAGAGCGGCGTCGGCAAGGAGCACGGCAACGAGGCCGTGGAGCACTACAGCGAGGTCAAGTCCGTGGTCATGGCCACGGAGCAAACTTCCGAGATGGTGGGAGGCGAGTAG
- a CDS encoding alpha/beta hydrolase, producing the protein MRASTERKTKRWQEQRWVLDQVIKVSGLDFDQGRSNKMLRNCGPGIAGELRGIGQRVQKFTDFPREFSRAAESREKRGRAAEALGHTVEAREHYYVAATYYTAAQWGIFEDGNPKRMAWAESKRDCYDRYIEFADHPIERVDLPMPGGQMAALLHLPRKLAPGEQLPCILYQPGMDGVKEDNPLMGDPLLDRGLAILSIDGPGQGETRERGITCTASNCEDGAKAAYAWMKARPEIDSERVAVFGSSMGSYWGTRMAAAEPGFKACAVAGVCMEPSQYTIFNTAAPSFKLNYMYMSGYENEAEFDEFCKTLTLEGVAARIRCPYMVVAGEDDELCPIEFVYDVMDEATCPKILYVYEGERHSIRNPAARTIIVDWLKDCLDGKPVTSEKIYVEMSGKETRTRF; encoded by the coding sequence ATGCGCGCAAGCACCGAGAGGAAGACGAAACGCTGGCAGGAGCAACGTTGGGTCCTGGATCAGGTCATCAAGGTGAGCGGCCTGGACTTCGACCAGGGGCGGTCGAACAAGATGCTGCGGAACTGCGGCCCGGGCATCGCCGGAGAACTGCGCGGCATCGGCCAGCGGGTGCAGAAGTTCACGGACTTTCCGCGGGAGTTCTCCCGCGCCGCGGAAAGCCGGGAGAAGAGAGGGCGGGCGGCGGAGGCGCTGGGGCACACGGTGGAGGCGCGCGAGCACTACTACGTGGCCGCCACCTACTACACCGCGGCCCAGTGGGGCATCTTCGAGGACGGCAACCCCAAGCGCATGGCCTGGGCGGAGAGCAAGCGCGACTGCTACGACCGCTACATCGAGTTCGCCGACCACCCCATCGAGCGGGTGGACCTGCCGATGCCGGGCGGGCAGATGGCGGCGCTGCTGCACCTGCCGCGCAAGCTGGCGCCGGGCGAGCAACTGCCGTGCATCCTCTACCAGCCGGGCATGGACGGCGTGAAGGAGGACAACCCGCTCATGGGCGACCCGCTGCTGGACCGCGGCCTGGCGATCCTCTCCATCGACGGACCGGGACAGGGCGAAACCCGCGAACGCGGCATCACCTGCACGGCCTCCAACTGCGAGGACGGCGCCAAGGCGGCCTACGCATGGATGAAGGCCCGGCCGGAGATCGACAGCGAGCGCGTGGCCGTGTTCGGCTCCAGCATGGGGTCCTACTGGGGCACACGCATGGCCGCGGCCGAGCCCGGCTTCAAGGCGTGCGCGGTGGCCGGCGTGTGCATGGAACCCAGCCAGTACACCATCTTCAACACCGCCGCTCCGAGCTTCAAGCTCAACTACATGTACATGTCCGGCTACGAAAACGAGGCCGAGTTCGACGAGTTCTGCAAGACGCTCACCCTGGAGGGCGTCGCCGCCAGGATCCGCTGCCCGTACATGGTGGTGGCGGGAGAGGACGACGAGCTGTGCCCCATCGAGTTCGTCTACGACGTCATGGACGAGGCCACCTGCCCCAAGATCCTCTATGTCTACGAGGGCGAGCGCCACTCCATCCGCAACCCGGCCGCGCGCACCATCATCGTGGACTGGCTCAAGGACTGCCTCGACGGCAAGCCGGTCACGTCCGAAAAGATCTACGTGGAGATGAGCGGCAAGGAGACGCGGACGCGGTTCTGA